The Desulfonatronum lacustre DSM 10312 region ATTCTTGACATGCACTGCTTATAAAAATACCGGTCAGAGTTGATGGTCAACATGGACGTTTTCGTTTCCATCGAACCCTCAACAAAAGGCAAACCGCATGACCGCCTATCCTCAGTTCCAAGAAACTCCGTACACCTATCGCGACTACCTGGAATGGCCGGACGATCAACGCTGGGAGCTGATCGACGGCACCCCACAGGCCATGACTCCCGGTCCATCCGTGACCCATCAGCAGGTGGTGCTCTCCATAGCCGCACAAGTGGAACGAGCGCTTTCTGAAAAAGAATGCCGTCCGTTCATCGCACCTCTAGAGGTCTTGTTTCCCAAACCTATTGAAAATGAAGACAATGTTCGGACGGTTCTCCAGCCGGATCTTTTTGTGGTCTGCGATCAGCGCAAAATCAAATCCAACGCCGTTGTCGGCGCGCCGGACTGGATCGTGGAGGTTCTCTCCCCGAAAACGGCCTCACGGGACCATATCGCCAAGCGCCGGATCTACGAGCAGGCGGGGGTACGGGAATACTGGCTGGTTCATCCGGAGGACCGGGTGGTGATGATCTATCGGCTGGAAAAGGAAGGATTTGGCAAGCCGGACGTTGTGCCCATGGAAGGTGAAACCGGAGTGGGGATTTTGCCGGAGGTGGTCATTCAGTGGGACTGATCGAGGTTTCCCACCAAGAATAAAAGTTCCCTCCTAACTGTCGAATGTTTTTAAGTCGCATTTATTCAGCGCATTCCATGTATGCCACACACCGATGCCGGACTCCCGTCTTCCTTTCTCTTCGCCCCGTAAAACAACGTATACATCACCGGAATCACCACTAAGGTAATCAACGAGGAACTGGCCAGGCCGCCGATGACCACGCGGGCCATGGGGGCCTGGGCTTCGGCGCCTTCGCCCCAGCCCAGGGCCAAGGGGGTCAGGGCCAAGGCCGTGGTCAGGGTGGTCATCAGGATCGGACGCAGTCGGCGTCGTCCGGCTTCCTGGACGGCGTCCATGGGCGAGAAGCCTTTGTTCTTACGCAGGTTCGAGGACTGGTCCACGATCAGGATGGCGTTGTTGACCACGATCCCGCCGAGCATGATGCAGCCGATGAAGCTCTGCACGTTCAGCGTGGTTCCGGAGAGCAGCAGCATCAGGACCACGCCGATGGCGGCCAGGGGCACGGCGAACATGACCACCAGCGGATCGCGCAGTGATTCGTAGAGGCAGGCCATGACCATGTACACCAGGACCAGGGCCAGGATCAGGGCCAGGGTCAGTTCTCCGAAAGCCTCCTGCTGCTCCTCGTAATCCCCGGCAAAGACGATTTCATAATCCCGAGGGACCGGAATCTCCCGCAGGACCTCGCGCATGTCCCCGGCCACGGCCCCCAGATCCCGTCCACTGATGCCCGCGGAGACCGAGGTGATGCGCTGCTGGTCCTTGCGGTCGATCTGGATCGGACCGCGGCCGCTTTCCACGGTGACGACGTTGCGCAGCATGACCTGCTCCCCGGCAGTGTTGAGCATGGTCATGTCCAGAATGTCCTCGATGCCCATCCGCTCCGCCTCGGCCAGCTTGACCAGGATGCGGTATTCATAGCCGCCCTCCCGATAGTTCGCGGCCCGGCTCCCGGCGATGGCGGTTTCCAGGGTTCGGGCGATCCTGGTGGCGGACAGGCCCAAGTCCGCGGCCCGGGTCCGGTCGATGTGGAAAAGCTCCTGGCGCACTCCGGCCTCCCGGCTGAGCCGGACGTCGGTGATGCCCGGAACGTTCTCCATCCGTGCGGCCACCTCGGAAGCCAGGGCGTCCAGGCGATCCAGCTCCCAGCCGCGGACCTCCACGACCATGCTGTCGCCGTCTCCCGCGCCCATGCGCAAAATGAACAAGCCCTGACCGGCCCGGGTGCGGATCACGGTTCCGGGAATTCCGCTCAAGGCCGGGCGCAGGGCCGCGGCGATCTGTTCGCTGCTTCGGGTCCGCTGGGCAGCCGGAACCAGGGCCATGCGAATTTCAGCCCGAGACCCGCCTCCCCCACGCCAGCCCGAAGCGCCCACGTTGACGACCATGTTTTCGGCTTCGGGCACCAGTTCCCGGACGATCTCCTCAATCCGTCGGACCTGGGCGTCCACAACCTCCAGGCGGGTGCCCACCTCCATTTCGATATTGACCCGCACTTCGCCCTCATCCGTGCTGGGCATGAATTCCGAACCAAGATGCGGGATCAGGGTCAACGCGCCGACGAACACGACCACGGTCAGTCCCAGGGTGATCATCCGGTGCTGCAAAACCCATTGCAGTAAATCCAGGTAGGCGTCCTCCAATTCCTTGAACATCCGCCCGCTGAGAGCGTACATCCGTCCCCGTACGCCCGTGATGGGGGAGGCGGTCCCGGCAGTGGGTTGCAGCAACCGCGCGGAAAGCATGGGGACCACGGTCAGGGCCACCAGCAATGAACAGATCAAGGCAAAGGCCACTACATAGGCCAACTGTCGGAACATCACCCCGGCGACACCTTCCAGGAAGACCATGGGCAGAAAGATCACCAGCGTCGTGATGGTACTGGCCGTCACCGCCGCGGCCACTTGACTGGTCCCCTGAACGGCCACGGCCTTACCTTCGCCGCCCCGTTCACGAAGGCGGTAAATATTTTCCAGGACCACGATGGCGTTGTCCACCATCATTCCCACCCCCAGGGCCAATCCGCCCAGGGTCATCAGGTTCAGGGTGAAGCCGCCGAAATAGATCAGGGTAAAGGTGGCGATAATGGAGATGGGGATGCCCGTGGCAATGACCAGGGTGCTGCGAATGTTGCGCAGAAAAAAGAGCAGGACCAGCACGGCCAGGGTTCCACCGAACAGGATGGACCGGCCAACGTTCGTGATGGACTGTTGGATGTACTTGGAGGTGTCGATGATCGAGGTGATCTGTATCTGGGGGAAGTCCGCGTTGATCCGTTCCAGCTCCCGAAGCACGGTCTGGGCCACCTGAACGGTATTCGTCCCGGCCTGCTTGCGAACGGCCAAGCGTACTCCGGGCTCGCCGTTGATGCGGATGATCCTGGTCTGGCGCTGGTGCCCGTCCAGGATCTCGGCCAGTTGACCAAGATAGATGGGCGCTCCGTCCCGAACGGCGACAACGGTGGAGCGGATTTCCTCCAGGCTGGTGAACTCTCCGGGAGTGCGCAGGGTGACCTCGAACCGGCCCTGGTCGATGGTCCCGGCGGGCACGTTGATGTTGGCTTCGCGCACGGCCTGGACGATCTGATCCAAGGAAAACCCCAGGGCCAGGACGCGGTCCGGATCGACGTTGATCTGAATTTCCCGCTCCAACCCGCCCCAAATGTCTAGGGCGGCCACGCCGGGAATCCGCTCGATGCGCTGTTTGACTTGGTTGTCGATCACCAGGCGCATTTCCACGGGGTCCAGGCGGCTGGACGCACCGAGGATCAGAATTGGAAACTGGGCCGCGTCGAACTTGAACAATTGCGGCCGATCCGCGGCGTCGGGAAGCCGACCGGCGATCCGGTCCAGCCGGTCGCGAATGTCGTTGGACGCCGCGTCCAGGTTCGTGCCCCAGGAAAAGGAAACCCGCACGGAACTCCGGCCCTCGGAAGAGATCGACGTGATCTCTTCCACGCCTGGAACCGCGGCCACGGCTTCCTCCACCAGCCGGGTGACCAGCTCTTCCATTTCCTCGGGGCTGGCATTCTCGTAGGACGTCACCACGGTCAAGGTGGGATAGGTCAGTTCCGGCATCAAATCGATGGGCAGCCGGGACAGGGACACCCCGCCCAGGATCACCACGATCAGGACGACCATGATGGTGAAAATCGGGCGGGAGACGCTTTGTTGGGTGATGTGCATGGGGCGTGAGGGTAAGAAGGGAAGTGCTGATGGCTCTTTCGGGGTCGGTATCGGAATCGGGATCGAAATATGATTAGAGGCGAACAAACAGTATCGATTCCGATACCGATACCGACCCCGACACGATACCTGTGGAATTACTGATCATGAACGATGCGCACCGTGGAGCCGTCCTCCAGGAGGTGTTGCCCGAGAGTGACGACATTGCCGGAAAGATCTTCGGGCTCCAGGATCTGGGACATGCCCTCCTCGGAAATACCGACTCGCACGGCAACCAGCCGGGCTGTGTCGTCGTCCTGGATCACGAAGACGCCCTGTTGGCCGTCACGCCGGACCAAGGCCGCGGAAGGCAGCAGGACCGCGTTCTCGGCTCGGGACAACTCCAACCGCGCCCGGACGAACATGCCCGGCTTCAT contains the following coding sequences:
- a CDS encoding Uma2 family endonuclease codes for the protein MTAYPQFQETPYTYRDYLEWPDDQRWELIDGTPQAMTPGPSVTHQQVVLSIAAQVERALSEKECRPFIAPLEVLFPKPIENEDNVRTVLQPDLFVVCDQRKIKSNAVVGAPDWIVEVLSPKTASRDHIAKRRIYEQAGVREYWLVHPEDRVVMIYRLEKEGFGKPDVVPMEGETGVGILPEVVIQWD
- a CDS encoding efflux RND transporter permease subunit produces the protein MHITQQSVSRPIFTIMVVLIVVILGGVSLSRLPIDLMPELTYPTLTVVTSYENASPEEMEELVTRLVEEAVAAVPGVEEITSISSEGRSSVRVSFSWGTNLDAASNDIRDRLDRIAGRLPDAADRPQLFKFDAAQFPILILGASSRLDPVEMRLVIDNQVKQRIERIPGVAALDIWGGLEREIQINVDPDRVLALGFSLDQIVQAVREANINVPAGTIDQGRFEVTLRTPGEFTSLEEIRSTVVAVRDGAPIYLGQLAEILDGHQRQTRIIRINGEPGVRLAVRKQAGTNTVQVAQTVLRELERINADFPQIQITSIIDTSKYIQQSITNVGRSILFGGTLAVLVLLFFLRNIRSTLVIATGIPISIIATFTLIYFGGFTLNLMTLGGLALGVGMMVDNAIVVLENIYRLRERGGEGKAVAVQGTSQVAAAVTASTITTLVIFLPMVFLEGVAGVMFRQLAYVVAFALICSLLVALTVVPMLSARLLQPTAGTASPITGVRGRMYALSGRMFKELEDAYLDLLQWVLQHRMITLGLTVVVFVGALTLIPHLGSEFMPSTDEGEVRVNIEMEVGTRLEVVDAQVRRIEEIVRELVPEAENMVVNVGASGWRGGGGSRAEIRMALVPAAQRTRSSEQIAAALRPALSGIPGTVIRTRAGQGLFILRMGAGDGDSMVVEVRGWELDRLDALASEVAARMENVPGITDVRLSREAGVRQELFHIDRTRAADLGLSATRIARTLETAIAGSRAANYREGGYEYRILVKLAEAERMGIEDILDMTMLNTAGEQVMLRNVVTVESGRGPIQIDRKDQQRITSVSAGISGRDLGAVAGDMREVLREIPVPRDYEIVFAGDYEEQQEAFGELTLALILALVLVYMVMACLYESLRDPLVVMFAVPLAAIGVVLMLLLSGTTLNVQSFIGCIMLGGIVVNNAILIVDQSSNLRKNKGFSPMDAVQEAGRRRLRPILMTTLTTALALTPLALGWGEGAEAQAPMARVVIGGLASSSLITLVVIPVMYTLFYGAKRKEDGSPASVCGIHGMR